The Chitinophagaceae bacterium nucleotide sequence CGTTTGAAAGATGGTTCATTAGAACAGCTTCCTTCCAAACATGTGGATACAGGAATGGGATTTGAGCGTTTGGTTCGTGTAATACAAAACAAAACTTCTAATTACGATACCGATATTTTTACCGGTACCATTGCAGCGGTTGAAAAAATTGTTGGCAAGAAATACATAGCTGGGGATGATAAAGAGAGTATTGCATTCAGGGTGTTAGCGGATCATATCCGTGCTATCAGCTTTACCATTGCTGATGGACAGTTGCCATCAAATACAGGTGCAGGTTATGTGATCAGAAGAATTTTAAGAAGAGCAGTTCGGTATTATAATTCTTATCTCGAGTACAAGCAGCCTTTGCTGCATCAGCTTGTTCCAATACTGGCAACACAATTTGAAGATGTGTTTCCCGAATTAAAAGCACAGGAAAGTTTTGTGCAGAAAGTAGTGAAGGAAGAAGAGCAAAGTTTTCTAAAAACAATTGATTCAGGGATTAAGAGTTTGTTTGCGGGATGGGGTTTTCTAGAGTATTAGATCAAGATGAGGACATAAAAATGACATCTTCATACATTGATATGATATCAAAGTATTCAGGTTTCAGGAAAAACAAAATTGTGAGTGGTGAATTTGCTTTTGAACTAAATGACACATTTGGATTTCCAATTGATCTGACTAATCTAATGGCCAGGGAAATAGGATGGGAAGTGGATATGGAGGGTTTTGAAAAAGAAATGCAGCAGCAGAAACAAAGAAGTCGTGCTGCAACAACTGTTGATACGGAAGATTGGGTGACACTTAATGAGCTATCTTATTATAACGCATCCATGTATACCTCTCCGTTCGAAACAAAATCGAAAGTTGCTAAGTATCGTAAAGTTGTAACAAAGGGGAAAGAGGCTTACCAAATTATTCTTGACAACACACCTTTTTATGCGGAAAGTGGAGGACAGGTAGGTGATTCTGGAACTTTTGATTTTGAGGGTGAAATAATCAGAGTAATTGATACCAAAAGAGAAAATGGATTGGTAATTCATTTTATTGATCAGCTGCCTGTAAATATTTCTGCTGTTGTAAATGCAAGAGTGGATGCGGATCGCAGAAATAAGATCACCGCCCACCACTCAGCAACTCATTTGATGCATGCTGCTTTGCGCAAAGTACTCGGCACACATGTGGCACAGAAAGGAAGTTTGGTGAATGATGAATATTTGCGTTTCGATTTTTCGCATTTTGCAAAAATGACGGATGAAGAAATTGCAGCTGTTGAAAAAATTGTGAATGAAAAGATCAGGGCAAACGTTCCTGTAGTAATTAAAGAGATGAAGAAAGATGAAGCAGTAGCTCTTGGAGCAATGGCTTTGTTTGGTGAAAAATATGGTGATGTGGTACGTGTGGTGATCATGGATGAGAAGTATTCTATTGAGTTATGCGGCGGCACCCATGTTGGAAGCACAGGTGAGTTGGGATTCTTTAAAATAACAGCTGAATCTGCAGTTGCTGCAGGTGTAAGAAGAATAGAAGCCGTATGTGGCGAGGCTGCAGAAACGCTGATCAATAACAGATTTACAGAAATCAGTTCTATCGGCGGCTTATTGAAGAATCCGAAAGACATCAGTAAATCAATTGAAAATCTGCAGGCAGAAAATGCTTCTTTCAAAAAGCATATTGAAGCACTGGAAGCAAGACAACTGGTGATCATCCGTAATGAATTGCTCACGAAAGATGAAATCATCAACAACGTAACTTTTATTGCCGACATTGTTGAAGTGCCCAGTGCAGATGCATTGAAGAAATTATGTTTCGATTTAAAAAATCATCTCAACGATCATGTGTCTGTTCTCTGCAGCAATATTGATGGGAAAGCATTTGTAGCAATTGGAATTTCTGATTCAGTTGTTGCTGCAAAAGGTCTGGATGCAGGCAAGATTATTAAAGAACATGTTGCTCCATTAATTAAAGGTGGTGGCGGCGGACAAAAAAATCTTGCTACTGCGGGTGGAACGGATGTTGGCAACTTGCGGCAGGTGATTGAAAAAGTAAAGAGTTTATTATAAACAGGTCGTCCCGCAAATAACGGGACGATTTTATTTACAGCGTTACAGTTTACTAATATTAACATCAAAACACTCTTTAAAAGTTAAAGGTTTCTAAAATCTGCGAAATAATTCGTAAATAAGAAATAATTCGTACATTAGCTCTGTCAATCAAAAAACTCTATTGTATGAAAAGAATTTCTCTGTACGCATTGGCCTTGGTAGCTGCTACCCAGGTTCTTACCGTTACTGCATCTGCGCAGGATAAAAAAGTAAAAGAAAAAATCGAAAAGAAAGAGCAGATCATCATCCGCAAAAAAGGCGATAGAACTGAAAAAACAACCATCGTTATTGAAGGCGATAAAATAACGGTGAATGGAAAGCCTGTTACTAAAGATGATAAGGATATAATTATCGAACGCTTTGATGGCGATGGTGCCTTTATCATGCGTATGCCAAAGGTTCCCGGCATGAAGAGTTATCCTAAAATGTATCGTTTTGAAGGACCTGAATGGAACCAGGAATTTATGAAGGAATTCAAATTTGATATGAAGGGCGGCGCTTTTCTGGGCGTAATAACTAATGAAAATGATAAAGGTGCAGCTATTGACGAAGTGCAAAAAGAAACAGCAGCTGAAAAAGCAGGCCTGCAAAAAGGCGATATCATTACGAAAGTGGGAGATAAGAAAATCGATGGGCCTGATGACCTGGTTGAAGCTATTACAGCTAAAAAACCAAATGATGAAGTAGAGATAACTTATCTGCGTGATGGGAAAGAAAAGAAAGCAAAAGTAAAACTGGGTGAAAGTAAATTTCCCGGTGAAATGTTTCAGCACCAAATGGAGCTGAAGAATGAATTGTTTAAAGAGAAACAAAGAGTTTTCAAGGACAGGCAATTCGAATTTCAGTACAGAATGCCGCAGGAATTTAAACATTTTGAAGGCGATATGCTGCTCATGCATAACCGTCCGCAACTGGGAGCTACTATACAGGATACGGAAGAAGGAACCGGAGTGAAAGTGCTGGAAGTTGATAAAGATTCTCCTGCTGATAAAGGTGGTTTACAGAAGGACGATGTGATCACTGAAATCAATGGGAAAAAAGTGGAGAATGTGGGTAATGCCCGTGAAGCACTCCGTGAAAAGAACGAAAAAAATATATGGAACCTGAAAGTAACCCGTGGTGGAAACCCTGTAAATATTGAAGTAAAGATCCCGAAGAAATTAAATAAAGCCGATCTGTAAGTTTCGATATTGATCTGATTTAGCCAGTCCCGCTGAAATGCGGGACTTTTTTTGTGCATTTCATCACAGAAGCTTCGGCGTAAAAGGGATATTTTTGCGTTCCATGCCCTGAGCGTAAGTCGAAGGGGCTTGCTTTTTTATCGAGCGAAGTCGAGATAAAGAAGAGTAAAAATAAATTCATGTCAAATTACAGTGATAAATACGAAGCGGTAGTTGGTTTGGAAGTACATGCACAGCTTCTCACCAAAAGCAAATTGTTTTGTGGCGATGAAGCGAGTTTTGGTGCAGAGCCAAACAGGCATA carries:
- a CDS encoding PDZ domain-containing protein, which produces MKRISLYALALVAATQVLTVTASAQDKKVKEKIEKKEQIIIRKKGDRTEKTTIVIEGDKITVNGKPVTKDDKDIIIERFDGDGAFIMRMPKVPGMKSYPKMYRFEGPEWNQEFMKEFKFDMKGGAFLGVITNENDKGAAIDEVQKETAAEKAGLQKGDIITKVGDKKIDGPDDLVEAITAKKPNDEVEITYLRDGKEKKAKVKLGESKFPGEMFQHQMELKNELFKEKQRVFKDRQFEFQYRMPQEFKHFEGDMLLMHNRPQLGATIQDTEEGTGVKVLEVDKDSPADKGGLQKDDVITEINGKKVENVGNAREALREKNEKNIWNLKVTRGGNPVNIEVKIPKKLNKADL